TGTTGGAGAGTCGGTCAACCAGCAGCACCACCCCTTGTTCCTCTGACAGTTTTTGCAGGGATTCTGAGAGTCCGTGACCAGGGGGCAGTTGCCCCACGATGATCATCTTCCTCTCAGTTTTCCGGAACCGAACGAAATAATCCTCTTCCACATCCCGCGGAAGCGTGTAAATCGTTCTTGACCGGCGGATCACTCTTACTATCGGCAGTTGCTCACTGTTGAAAGAGAAGAGCGGCTCCGAGAGGGGGATGTTGATGTGTGCCGGACCGTAGATGCCATCATTGTTGATGGCCAGGATGGCCTCGTTGATCAGCCGGTTGCAGTGCCACTCCTCCTCTTCGTCTTTCACCTCGGGGAGTTGTACCGAACGACGAACCATTGAGCCGAACATTTTCTCCTGGGGGATGGTCTGCCCATCCATTTGCCCGACCCATGCCTGAGGGCGGTCGGCGGTGATCACCAGTAGCGGGAGTTGTTGATAGTAGGCCTCTGCGACTGCGGGTCCCAGGTTGAGTGCCGCGGTTCCGGAGGTACAGCACACTACCACCGGCTGTTGCACTGCCTGTGTGACACCCAAGGCGAAAAAGCCGGCACTCCGTTCATCCACTACACTGTAACAGGTGAAGTCACTGTCCCCCGCGAAGGAGTGAATCAGTGGTGCATTGCGTGAGCCAGGGGAGAGCACCACCCGGGTGATACCATGTGCCTTGAGCAAGGCTGTCAATTGCAATACACTTTTTTTGTCTGAGTACATGATTTCAGCGATTAAATGATACTCCCCATCGTTCCTATCTTCTGCTCTGTCTCTTTCCACTCCTCCCTGCAGCTGGAGGAAGCCAGTAAGCCGCTGCCGGCAAAGAGGGTGAGCCTGTTTTTGCCGATTTGCATGCAGCGCAGGTTGACGTAGAGGGTGGTCTCCGCCTCCCGGTCTAACATCCCCAGGAAACCGGTGTAGTAGCGACGGTCATACCCCTCATGATTCTGTATGAAGTCGAAAGCATCTTCCTTTGGCAGCCCGGATACAGCAGGGGTGGGGTGGAGAGCCTGCAGCAGCGATCCTATCGCTGTCTCCGCAGGCAGTTCAAAGCGGATATCGGTCTTCAGGTGGGCTAAGTTACCCGCCCGTGCGGTATAGGGACCGTGAATCTCGGGGGTAATCCGGAAAGAGGTGAGTTGCCGTAGCAAGTAGGAGGTGACCAAGTGCTGCTCACGCAGGTTCTTGTCGTCCCACGAAACATGCCCTGAACGGGGATAGCGGGTGCCCGCCAGGGCAACGGTCTGCCAGTTGTTCTCTTTACCGGTGAGGATAATCTCGGGTGTACTCCCCAGCCAAGTACCACTCTCCGGTGTATGGAAGAGATAAACACAGGAGCGTTCATATTTTTGTGCTGCCCGCCAGAAGGTGCGCCCCGGCGAGAAACCTTTCCGGCGCACCACGCACTTACACCGGGAGAGCACCACCTTCTCCAACCTGCCGCTCAGCAGCGGTTGCATGAATTGCAGGAAACGTTCCCGGTAATCAATTTTGCCACCGTGGACTCTCTCAGGGTCATTCGTTTTTTTGGTTTCTTCGAACTGTTCAGATGCAGGAGTCACCAGTAGGTCGGAGAGTTGGGGCATCACTGTCTGGTCTGCACGAATCACCAGCAGCGGTGAGGAGGGGGTGATTCGGAAAGGAGCCACCACGAACCCTTTCTGGTCGTTCAGTGACTCCAAATCCTGCAGTCGCAGAGGAGTGCCACTCTGCTGCATCACAAAGCGAGGTTCCGTTTCTCCGGGGAGTCGGCAGATGGCAAAGGAGGCATCCCGTTCAATCAGTGCATCCAGGATCAGATGCTTCTCTTCGTCACTCATCGTCTTTTCAATATGCTGTTGACCACCCGTACGGTGGAGATTATTCTTCCGTCTCCGGCGGTGACATCGATGTTCCAGATATGGATGGTTCGTCCCTGCTGTAGTATGGTTCCCACGGCATGTACGGTTTCACCCTCCCTTGCCGGGGAGAGATGGTTGCCGCTCACCTGGATGCCGGCAGGTACCTCGCCCTCGCCGCATAGCATCAGTGATCCTTGTCCTGCCACAGTCTCTGCCAGTGCCAGAGTGGCTCCCCCGTGCAGTATCCCGAAGGGTTGGCACACTTTTTTCTCGACCCCCATCACTGCCTCGCAGCGACCCTTGGAGAGTAAGGTAAAGTGTATCCCCAGCGAGGCCATGAGGGTGCCCCGGTTCCCTTCGTTGATACGCTCCAGGGTGATCTCATCCGGAGAGGGATTTTGTATCTTTTCGTTCATGCTTATGTTGTTTGTTGCCTACAAAAATAGTCAATCAATTGGCATGAACCTCATAAGAATCTTTAAAAAGTGTGGGGAGCCTTCCGCCCTCTCCACTCACTTTCAGTTTTTGGTCTGTGGTGAGATACCGTTCTCGTTGAACGCCTCAATAGCGAAATGATATTCCACCCCTTTGTTAAGAGCACGTAGCTCATAGGCTGTCTTGCCGTAGATCATCACCGAATTATTCAGTTTGTCCGGTTCAATGCCCCAATAAAGCACATACCCCATCGCATCTTTTACTGGATCCCAGCTGATGTCAGCGTTTCTTGCATCGGTCTGTCGCACAGCCTTGAATGAGCTCGGTGGGGAAGGTTTTTCTCCTTTGCCGTCGCCGAAGACGCGAAACTCACCGATGCCGAGGTAGCGGTTGGGGAAATATTTGTTGGTGAAGCGGATATAACGTCCTTCTACCGGCTCTTCCAGTTCGACATAAGCGTGGGGACGGTCCTCGTTGTTCTCCGAGTAGTCGACGGTGGTTCGCCATTCGTTCCCGTCGATCGAGGTCTCGATCACGAACTGTTGCCGCAACGTGTCGGGTTTACCGAAAATGGTGGCGTTGAAATCTTGGAAGTTCAATTGAATGGCTCTTAAGGTCATTTTACGACCCAGGTCCATTTCGAAGCGAAGGGTGTCGCTGTTGTTCTCTGCTACCCAGAGGGTGCGGATGTTCTCATCATTGATCTTCCCGATGCTGTAGTCAGCAACCTCCTGTTCCGGCAAGTATCCCTTTTCATCTTCATCCGCCACGTTTCGATGTACACCGGTCAGCACCGAGTTGCTCTTCACCGGTTTATCCTTTGAGAGCAGCATCCATCCAGTGAAGCGATGTTTGTGATCATCCACCTCTACATCGGGCAGGTAGTGGGGGTAATCGCCATAAGCAGTGTTGACATACATCTGTCCGTTCTCCTCAAAGCCGGCGGGGTACATACCTAACCGGCGTTCAAACTTGTAGTTAACCGAGATGGCCATGGTGGAGAAGTGCCAGTGATTCCCATGGTTATCCATTACCGCGCTGCCGTGACCCGATCCGTTGAGAAAACCGCCCGGCTTATATGCCACCGGGTTGTAGGGGGCATAGGAGAAGGGCCCCAGGGGGTTGTCGGAAGTATACACCCCATCAGCATAGACATTCCACTGCGTGCCTGGGGCACCATACATAAGGTAGTAGGTGCTGTCATGCTTCACCATCCAAGGTCCCTCAATGAAAGGCGCTACGTCGGAGCGGTGATCCTGCCCGAAGCGCTCCCATCCGTGGTTGTCGGGATCGAGTTTGAAAAGATCGACCTGTTCTCCTTTCGGGATGAAGTAGTTCTCGGCATCGAGCTCCACACCCCTGATGGGCCATCGGTTGGAAGACTCCTCAAACAGGTAAACCCTGCCATCTGTATCCACAAAGAGATTGGGGTCCTGTATTCCACCCGGTGGGTTGATTACGGCATAATTTGTTTTCCAACTTCCCAAATCTGGATTATCCGTTTCAATTATGGGACCATAACCTGAGGGATCACCATATGCGATGATTTTATCATCATTTACTGCTGCGGCTGGAGCATTGGAGCCACTGAAATACCAGTTCTGTGGGCGAATAAATCTCCATTTGCTCATATCCTCTGATACCCAGTAGCCATGGGAGCGTGTGACAAACAGGTAGTACTTACCCTTGAAGTTTACGACCGCCGGATCTGCTCCAGAGCGGTAGGATACATCCCTCTCTGCGCGATAGTGCGACATGTAAGTGTAGTCGATGTCTATCGGGTTGCAGTAGGTGGACTGGCTTCTATCTGCTGTTGCCATCGGTTTGATTTCCTGCCGCTCGGTGTCGCAGGAGAGTTGTATAATCGCTATCAGTAGAATCAGGGGAATGACGAAGGTTTGTTTCATAGGTTTCATTTTATTCCAGGTTGTAGATGGTCTGGGGGCACATCACACGTTGCCTGCAGTTTTTTCAGCTCATGCTTCAGTTGGCGGGTAATCTGTTCTGTGCCTTTCTCGCCGTAGAGGTTATTGATCTCAAGTGGGTCGTTCTGTTGGTCGTAGAGTTCCCACTTCTGTTCCCCGTAGAAGTGGATCAGTTTGTAGCGTGTCGTTTTTATACCGTAGTGGGCACGGACGCTGTGGAAGCCGGGGTATTCGTAGTAATGATAATAAAGAGAATTTCGCCATTCCTCAGGCGTTCGGCCTGTTTCGACCAATTTTCTGAAAGACTCACCCTGAATATCTTCCGGTATGTCAATGCTGCAGAAGTCGAGAAGGGTGGGGGCAAAGTCGATGTTCTGTGTCAATCCCTCAACCTGTGTGCCCGGCTGGATATGCTCCTTGTACTGCATCAGAAGGGGCATTCCGAATGACTCTTCGTACATGAATCGCTTGTCGAACCAGCCATGCTCACCCAGATAGAATCCCTGGTCACTGCTGTATATGATGAGGGTATTTTCGTCCAGTCCGGTTGCTTCCAAGTAGTCGAGTAACTGTCCCACGCTTTCATCCACCGCCCGGATGGTTGCCAGGTAATCCTGCAGGTAACGTTGATACTTCCACTGGGCAATCTCCTTTTCGGTCATCGGAATGGTATGAAAGGCATTGTTACGCTTCCGGTAGGCAGCGAAGAATCGTTGCTGCTCGCCGGGAGTCATAGTGCCCAAAAAGGCATGGGGCCAGGGGTCGTAGAGCAGGCTGTCGCTGTCAACACCGTTCACCATCTTCAGGTCGTGTCCCTCATACATGTCGCGGTAGATGTTCATCTCTTGGTGAGCCGCTGCAAAGCGTCCCTCATAATCGTCGAAATAGCTCTCGGGTAGCGGGAAGGTGACATCCTCGTAGAGGTGGTAATGTCGCTCTGCCGGCACCCAGTTGCGGTGGGGTGCCTTGTGGTTCATCATCAGGAAGAATGGTTTGTCATCATCTCTTGTCTGCAGCCATTGTTTGGTGAAGGTGGTAATCAGGTCGGTTACATAACCGGCATACTGCACAGTATCGTTCTCCGTGATGAAGTCCGGGTTGTAATATTCCCCCTGGTCGTTCAGGATCATCCAGTGGTCGAAGCCGGTAGGTTTAGAGATAAGGTGCCACTTGCCGATAAGCGCTGTCTCGTAGCCATGTTCCTGTAGGATCTTGGGAAGCGTCTGCTGAGAACCATCGAACGCCCTGTTCCAATTGGCGAGGAAGCCGTTCTTGTGGCTGTGCTTGCCGGTTAGGATGCTGGCACGGCTGGGACCTGAGATGGAGTTGGCGCAGTAGTTGTTCCGGAAGATAGCACCATGGCGGGCAATCCGATCGATGTTGGGTGTAGGTGCCAACTCCGAGATAGGATGTCCATAGGCGCTGATAGCTTGGGTAGCATGGTCGTCGCTAAGGATGAAGATGATGTTGGGGCGGTGCTCTGTTTGCTGTGCCATTGCCGTCAAAGCCGTCAAGGCCAGTGTCCCTATGGTGAGATTTCTCTTCATTGTTGCGTTGTTTTACTCTTTACTCAACTGAAAATGTAGCTTCATTCTCATTGTCATTGGAGCTCTGGGCTACCCATAACTTAAAGTTTCCTGGCTCGGTCTTTTTCTGCATATCGATGCCATAGAAGGCCAGCTCTTCGGAGCGTAGTTCAAAAGTGACCTGCTTGTGTTCTCCCGCCTTCAGCGCGATCTTCTGAAAACCTTTCAATTCCTTCACCGGACGGGTGACGCTTCCTACCAGATCGCGTACATAGAGTTGTACTACCATCTCACCATCCATTTCGCCACTGTTAAGTACGGTGGCAGTGATAGTGATCATGTCACTGTCTGCTTTCATGGAAGGTTTGTCGAGTATCAGGTCGCTGATGGCATAGCTGGTGTAACTGAGTCCATAGCCAAAGGGGTAAAGCGGGGTGATGGAGCTGTCGA
This genomic window from Dysgonomonadaceae bacterium zrk40 contains:
- a CDS encoding sulfatase — protein: MKRNLTIGTLALTALTAMAQQTEHRPNIIFILSDDHATQAISAYGHPISELAPTPNIDRIARHGAIFRNNYCANSISGPSRASILTGKHSHKNGFLANWNRAFDGSQQTLPKILQEHGYETALIGKWHLISKPTGFDHWMILNDQGEYYNPDFITENDTVQYAGYVTDLITTFTKQWLQTRDDDKPFFLMMNHKAPHRNWVPAERHYHLYEDVTFPLPESYFDDYEGRFAAAHQEMNIYRDMYEGHDLKMVNGVDSDSLLYDPWPHAFLGTMTPGEQQRFFAAYRKRNNAFHTIPMTEKEIAQWKYQRYLQDYLATIRAVDESVGQLLDYLEATGLDENTLIIYSSDQGFYLGEHGWFDKRFMYEESFGMPLLMQYKEHIQPGTQVEGLTQNIDFAPTLLDFCSIDIPEDIQGESFRKLVETGRTPEEWRNSLYYHYYEYPGFHSVRAHYGIKTTRYKLIHFYGEQKWELYDQQNDPLEINNLYGEKGTEQITRQLKHELKKLQATCDVPPDHLQPGIK
- a CDS encoding PaaI family thioesterase, which encodes MNEKIQNPSPDEITLERINEGNRGTLMASLGIHFTLLSKGRCEAVMGVEKKVCQPFGILHGGATLALAETVAGQGSLMLCGEGEVPAGIQVSGNHLSPAREGETVHAVGTILQQGRTIHIWNIDVTAGDGRIISTVRVVNSILKRR
- a CDS encoding isochorismate synthase; protein product: MSDEEKHLILDALIERDASFAICRLPGETEPRFVMQQSGTPLRLQDLESLNDQKGFVVAPFRITPSSPLLVIRADQTVMPQLSDLLVTPASEQFEETKKTNDPERVHGGKIDYRERFLQFMQPLLSGRLEKVVLSRCKCVVRRKGFSPGRTFWRAAQKYERSCVYLFHTPESGTWLGSTPEIILTGKENNWQTVALAGTRYPRSGHVSWDDKNLREQHLVTSYLLRQLTSFRITPEIHGPYTARAGNLAHLKTDIRFELPAETAIGSLLQALHPTPAVSGLPKEDAFDFIQNHEGYDRRYYTGFLGMLDREAETTLYVNLRCMQIGKNRLTLFAGSGLLASSSCREEWKETEQKIGTMGSII
- a CDS encoding family 43 glycosylhydrolase: MKQTFVIPLILLIAIIQLSCDTERQEIKPMATADRSQSTYCNPIDIDYTYMSHYRAERDVSYRSGADPAVVNFKGKYYLFVTRSHGYWVSEDMSKWRFIRPQNWYFSGSNAPAAAVNDDKIIAYGDPSGYGPIIETDNPDLGSWKTNYAVINPPGGIQDPNLFVDTDGRVYLFEESSNRWPIRGVELDAENYFIPKGEQVDLFKLDPDNHGWERFGQDHRSDVAPFIEGPWMVKHDSTYYLMYGAPGTQWNVYADGVYTSDNPLGPFSYAPYNPVAYKPGGFLNGSGHGSAVMDNHGNHWHFSTMAISVNYKFERRLGMYPAGFEENGQMYVNTAYGDYPHYLPDVEVDDHKHRFTGWMLLSKDKPVKSNSVLTGVHRNVADEDEKGYLPEQEVADYSIGKINDENIRTLWVAENNSDTLRFEMDLGRKMTLRAIQLNFQDFNATIFGKPDTLRQQFVIETSIDGNEWRTTVDYSENNEDRPHAYVELEEPVEGRYIRFTNKYFPNRYLGIGEFRVFGDGKGEKPSPPSSFKAVRQTDARNADISWDPVKDAMGYVLYWGIEPDKLNNSVMIYGKTAYELRALNKGVEYHFAIEAFNENGISPQTKN